A portion of the Magnolia sinica isolate HGM2019 chromosome 17, MsV1, whole genome shotgun sequence genome contains these proteins:
- the LOC131231507 gene encoding WD repeat-containing protein RUP2-like, whose amino-acid sequence MKNIPRETSHAREEGKEEKEGDEEEEEEAQCEWDFNLTTVVSSNMHREVSDTLGVIEFDPSDQLLVTGGIARKIRIYTVKSLVPQEPSLGAHPLVLDHTTACDFYICTPAKLSSLRWRPDSASHVVGSGDYDGVVTEYDLDRRMAVFERDEHGGRRVWSLDYSRWAAPVGASGSDDGTAHLWDPRCGAGGTCVAVVRPSVACSPVCCVEFDPCGGPLIAIGSADRRAYTYDVRNMSGPVSIFSGHEKTVTYVRFLGECQMVTAATDGCLKLWDMIGARVIRTYKGHVNSRSFVGLSVWRNAALFGCGSESNEVYVYDRRWAGPIWVRGFGPASRDGCDDRFVSSVCWRQAGDDECTLVAGGSDGNLQVFVGQKKPSFI is encoded by the coding sequence ATGAAAAACATCCCAAGAGAAACATCCCATgcaagagaagaaggaaaagaagaaaaagaaggagatgaagaggaagaggaggaagctCAATGTGAGTGGGACTTCAATCTCACTACAGTGGTCTCCTCTAACATGCACAGGGAGGTATCCGACACACTGGGTGTGATTGAATTCGACCCATCTGACCAGCTCTTAGTAACGGGTGGGATTGCACGCAAGATAAGGATCTACACCGTCAAGTCATTGGTCCCACAAGAACCAAGCCTAGGGGCGCACCCTTTGGTATTGGACCACACTACTGCCTGCGACTTCTACATATGTACTCCAGCTAAGCTTAGCAGCCTCCGTTGGAGGCCCGATTCAGCGAGTCACGTTGTCGGGTCCGGTGACTATGATGGGGTTGTCACGGAATATGATCTCGACCGTCGGATGGCTGTGTTTGAGCGTGATGAGCATGGGGGACGGCGGGTCTGGAGCTTGGACTACTCGAGATGGGCCGCACCGGTAGGTGCATCAGGATCAGATGATGGTACGgcccacttgtgggacccacggtGTGGTGCAGGTGGGACGTGTGTGGCTGTCGTGCGGCCTAGTGTGGCATGTAGCCCTGTGTGTTGCGTCGAGTTCGATCCCTGCGGTGGGCCGTTGATTGCAATCGGGTCCGCTGATCGAAGGGCGTACACTTACGATGTGAGGAACATGTCGGGTCCGGTTTCCATCTTCTCGGGTCATGAGAAGACGGTAACGTACGTGCGGTTCTTAGGGGAATGCCAGATGGTCACTGCAGCGACCGACGGATGCCTGAAGCTGTGGGACATGATCGGTGCACGTGTGATACGCACGTACAAGGGGCACGTGAACAGTAGGAGCTTCGTCGGGTTATCCGTGTGGCGTAACGCGGCGCTTTTCGGGTGCGGGTCGGAGAGCAATGAGGTGTACGTGTATGATCGGAGGTGGGCTGGGCCCATCTGGGTTCGCGGGTTTGGGCCTGCATCGCGAGATGGGTGCGACGATAGGTTCGTTAGCAGCGTTTGCTGGCGGCAGGCCGGCGACGATGAGTGCACGCTCGTTGCCGGAGGATCCGATGGGAATTTACAGGTTTTTGTAGGCCAAAAAAAGCCATCTTTTATTTGA